A single Eubalaena glacialis isolate mEubGla1 chromosome 18, mEubGla1.1.hap2.+ XY, whole genome shotgun sequence DNA region contains:
- the LOC133078729 gene encoding L-lactate dehydrogenase A chain-like, whose translation MATLKDQLIQNLLKEEHVPQNKITVVGVGAVGMACAISILMKDLADEIALVDVIEDKLKGEMMDLQHGSLFLRTPEIVSGKDYNVTANSRLVIITAGACQQEGESRLNLVQCNVNIFKFIIPNIVKYSPNCKLLVVSNPVDILTCVAWKISSFPKNRVIGSGCNLDSARFRYLMGERLGVHPLSCHGWILGEHGDSSVPVWSGVNVAGVSLQNLHPELGTDADKGQWKAVHKQVVDSAFEVIRLKGYIHILGHWTICGRFGRKYNEES comes from the coding sequence ATGGCAACTCTCAAGGATCAGCTGATTCAGAATCTTCTTAAGGAAGAACATGTCCCCCAGAATAAGATTACAGTGGTTGGTGTTGGTGCTGTTGGCATGGCCTGTGCCATCAGTATCTTAATGAAGGACTTGGCAGATGAAATTGCTCTTGTTGATGTCATAGAAGACAAGCTGAAGGGAGAGATGATGGATCTCCAACATGGCAGCCTTTTCCTTAGAACACCAGAAATCGTCTCTGGCAAAGACTATAATGTGACAGCAAACTCCAGGCTGGTTATTATCACAGCTGGGGCATGCCAGCAAGAGGGAGAAAGCCGTCTTAATTTGGTCCAGTGTAATGTGAACATCTTTAAATTCATCATTCCTAATATTGTAAAATACAGCCCAAACTGCAAGTTGCTTGTTGTTTCCAATCCAGTGGATATCTTGACCTGTGTGGCTTGGAAGATAAGCAGCTTTCCCAAAAACCGTGTTATTGGAAGCGGTTGCAATTTGGATTCAGCCCGGTTCCGTTACCTCATGGGGGAAAGGCTGGGAGTTCACCCATTAAGCTGTCATGGGTGGATCCTTGGGGAGCATGGAGACTCCAGTGTGCCTGTATGGAGTGGAGTGAATGTTGCTGGTGTCTCGCTGCAGAATCTGCACCCCGAATTAGGCACTGATGCAGATAAGGGACAGTGGAAGGCAGTTCACAAACAGGTGGTTGACAGTGCTTTTGAGGTGATCAGACTGAAAGGCTACATACACATCCTGGGCCATTGGACTATCTGTGGCAGATTTGGCAGAAAGTATAATGAAGAATCTTAG